The Ostrea edulis chromosome 1, xbOstEdul1.1, whole genome shotgun sequence genomic sequence ggtGTCCGTCCGTcatttgtctgtccgtctgtaaacttttcacattttaacttcttctcaagaaccattgggccaattttaaccaaaatgGCACAAAGCATCATTGGGTAAAAGGGATTCTGAATTATTCAAATAAAGGCCCAGGGCCCcttgcaaggggggggggggtaatccagaaaaattaaaataaggTTGGGGTCAttgaaaaatcttttcaagaaccactgggtcagaagaggtGAAATTTATAGGGAAGCTTCTAGAGGAAATGTctattctaaattgttcaaatcatgacccccagggtaagggtggtgccacaataggggatcaaagttttacattgaaatatataaagaaaatttcttagaattgtcttctcaagaaccacttggccagaagagGTGAAACATATGTGGAAGCTTATTGAGAGAATGTAGATTCagaattgttcaaatcatgattcccagggtagggtggggttataataggggatcaaaattttgcattgaattacataagaaaaaatctttaaaaatctttttctcaagaaccagtgggcCGGAAGAGGTGAAAGTTATGTGAAAGCTTTCTTATGAAGTATAGATTCtagattgttcaaatcacgaCCCCaggggttaggttggggccacaataggggatgaaggTTTTGCACTGGAATATATAAGtacaatcttcttctcaaaaacagtCATATTTATATGGAAGCCTTCTCAGGAAGTGTAGATtataaattgttcaaatttgttcaaatcatatgacatccccccccccccacaataTATATTCAAGGTTTTGTAGTGACTCGGATGAGTGTTGTGACCCATGTGCCTCTTGTTTCTTTTGTAATGCAGGAACAAGTTTTAAATTATGTACACTGTAGTACATTtacatatagatacatgtacattatacttTTAAATACACTCTACTACTTATTATAGCCTGTGATTTTTATGAATGTGTTCTATATGTACCTTAATTTTGTCAACACTGACACAGGCAAAGATGACTACAGCTACCAGTACCATGGATGTTACTTCTAATGTCAATTTAGTAAGTTATACTGTATTACAATTCttagttaatttttttataggcAGAATGTTTCCATATGAATGTATTTTTGTAGAAGGTAATTTCTATGATTTTCCAGCCAATATCTTTATTACCAAgtcatgaaaaatatacaaagcaTTTTGTACCAAAATATGAAATGTCATTTAAATTGAATTGTACCTGCATGTGCATTCATTTTCAGCCAATGTGTCCATTAAAGAGTTCCTCTGAGAGAGATGATGTGCAGACAGTaagttattttggatttaaacattctttatcaaatgaaattttctttagCATGGTTTGACAAATTAATTAGATAGTTTTACATGtttgaaatgttaaattttagTCTCGCATGATTAAACGCCCTTTGGAGGAAGACACAGTTGTGCCAGTCAAGGTATGCAATGTTAAATTCTACCACAATTATAATTGTGTCTCCCCTTTATTATGtctccctttcaaaggggagacatattgtttttgtaatttttcttcttcttcttcttcaaccaaattttgtccaGGCCCtaactagagaaccctttgacttttaagacttcaaacttggaacataaGGAGATGGTATGGAGGAGGGGTGCCCGCttcaaaacttttgaccttgacccacttataAAGTCATTTGTATGATCAATGAATTAATACTATTTTCCATAATTTGTTGAGGATTTAAATTCGttgattggggggggggtgtcctcaaAAATTGAGCGGCCATGAAtttaatgattccacagtacatGTCTTTTTTTTCTCTATGCAGTCAccaaaaacagacaaatcaaagACCTGTAATGAAGATGAATCATGGAGGGTAAGTCATTAGattgcacattaattttgataaaaatattgtataaaattacattttgttaaCATTTCTTAATCATTGAAATGAAGAAGTTGAATAAGCCATGTACTTGTATatcatattgaaattttaatgcattaataaaagtaaaaattaaaaaaaattcaatgaaaactgaACACGACTCTTAAAAGGCTTGTCCCCATATTTATCTTTGCTCCCCCTTTTCTTCAGCCCCTATTATAAGCCCCTAAATTCTTCATGGTTCCAAGTATTTCAGTGTATGGTTATGACCTGTGTGGACGTACATCTTACATAGCCATTGTTACTCCGtttcaataaattatcaaatgtgTGCGACTATACCACTTCAGGAGAAAAAGTAACAGCAATAGCACAGGTCAATGCaatacaaacaaacacaaaatgcACGTAACATAGCgaaataaaatgtaaacattatagACATAATGTAAGAAATACTACATGTCAGCCAGGAGTTCCAGGTGTGCAATCAGGTAAAACAAATGAGAAAGGTATAATTATATACCCTTGTGGTGATATTGGAGATAGGGAAACTAATATGGCATATAGCTATTTACAAGTCATATTCAGCTTTAAGTTATCATacaataatgaatatacatgtatagtttttAATGTTCTTTTTCATAacacttgtaaatttcagaattatGCATTGTGTTAACTAATCTTTGTACATActgttttattaatttttttcttttagatttcTGATGATTTTGAGCTTCCTGACATTGAGGTATACCCAACACCTTCAGAAATTACAGATGCCAAGGCTAACTCTGTATGTGAATgacattgtatatttttgtggATAACTATAAGTATTTACATTTAGTTATAAGCCATCAGATTGCACCCAGTGATTTACTCTTTGTGTAAGACACTATAGGGTTGATGATTTAATGGATGGCTTCCTGTGAAATTAttgttgaatctgcactatctcagtttttgtgaatttcatggGTACCCCTCCTTAAAGAATTATTAAATTTgatctttatttattttcataaaattaaatcatGAAATTACACACTGAAGAACCTTTTAAAGAAATGGCAATCCAggaaattataatttcataagaatCCTAAGATTCCACTGTATCCTGGACTGTAACAATTGTaattgactatatatatatatatatatatatatgtgcgccataacaagtacattgtacaatgtaaaacttgttaCACTCTGAAGAGCCGAACTACACGGCAAAAGCGctaagtgtaattaattaaatgtggatcatgtgtacttagtcatcaTTGATGGGACATTGATCATGTATATGTTACCTCTTAATGGGCAGACCATGTGAGGGACATTGTTTGCCATACCCATATTCATCTACCTTGAAATTCTTAACCATATACTTACTTTTCCTGTTTTAAGCTTTCAAAGGAGGACAGAATTGAGGATTCACCAGTAAGTTATCTATGTCTGTATGTGGTATgttatataagtaatataacTAATAGTGCTTGGGACTTCCAAATCACTTACATTgtagacatatatatatttggtatTCAAGGTATCAGTGTTCAAGATACTGAAGTTCATATGTATTTACAGTGCATTATAagttatgaaaaataaaatcatttaatttgCAGAGCCCAATGATCAGGACATTGTATACTGACTTGTACTATGGAAAAGATAACGCGTTCATCAtagtttaatgaaaataattttctttgtctaAGTCTTGTAGTCTGACTGTCTGTCATTCAGTTTGTGTCAGTGTGTGTAACACTTTAGTTTTCACGCTTTATTTCAGAAAATCATAAGTTGCATGATATGGTTTCTGTATAATAACTTTAGTTCTTTTGCAATGACAATTTATATCATAACTCCTTCTTACTTAAAATGAACCATattgataacatttttaaattcttcttgataactactagtCCAATTCTTTTATACTTGGCATGaatcatctttgggacaagggggacataaattataaatttcaggactccagcacccctgagGCTCTAGGGGCGgggccaaaattgaccaattttcaaaaatcttctctacaaccgcacatgtgtaagaaaaactaaatgcctagtgatgtagagcaggaaagcctccaccaaaattgtaaatttcattattcccggggtaggggttttgaactctgggtggggccaaacttactatatagtgtttatatgtaaaacacttaaataacatcttctttagtgttattgatactaaattggtATTAAATGGATaattagaaagagcaggtaaggatgaaaaaaaaaattgtatttttttttaatcttgttttatactattgctgaacattagaatttagcttagatattcagaacagtaaaaaaaaatttgtaggtttcatagccctttggagtagtgatactttttcactagtaatCATGTGACCGatgaggcctgtgggcctcttgttctgaATTTCCTGAAATAACTTATCAAATATAAGACAATTTTTTCATTTACAGATCATAGACCTGGAGGTAAAAGAGTTCTTTGATGTAAGTACTTGGTACAACAGTGATTATAAATGATCAGTAAATTAAATTATGGGAATGAAGGCCAAAGAAAATGTTCATGTGTTACAACACTGTAAATCCTATGAACTTCATAAAGCAAACTTCTTtactatatattcatttttaaatttatgcatatttttatgtattttcctGTCCAatcaatattgaaataaatatcaaagTAAAGTTCAACAGAAATCTTAGATACTGTACTTTGTTTTGTGGGGAAAAAAGTGTTGTGTTGTTGTGGCTGTTTTTATTCCATGTGTTTCTTGATTTTACATATTCTAAGAATTCAGATTATTTTCAATTGATAAAAATCTTTTCCAGCTCATGGAAATGAAGATAAAGAGAAGAAAGGTTTGTAAATGCGTGGAGTTTTCTCCATGTTTCATCCATCTCAAAcagtaatatatataaaaaagacataaaaattacaatttaataGGTACATCTTCAGTAACAGAACTTTTATAGAACCAACTTGTGTGTATCTGGATTTCTTAACGTGGTGGACTTTCATGTtgaaaattgatagaaaattgttttatataccTTCTTGAGGTCACCTGGGtctaatacgcaatttccgagttgcccaatagttcgttccctttgtggaactcttacgcacagtgagacacaAAACATACTTTCATGCACACgtggtgggtacaaatgctcatcactgccttcatatattgcctaaaggccgattatcagacatgcAACCACACAGACTGCAGgaacacacaatattagtaagtttattcaataataaaaaagctaaaaaaaaaaaaatcgataatctcatttttctttgattaaagtatATCACTCTTTCAGTtgaggaaataaaaattatttcaaattttgatttcatggcctaattcaacaaatattattcttgatatggtcagtttaatgtataccaacggctgatatgaacaaaatttatggtttcataaattttatccttatttacagTGCTAATCtataatatatgtgtacatcttgtacccacctagtgttcaacagaatactaaacgtacctccatcacagaagagctgatatcttgGAAGTTGCGTATTCTAATGATAATGTGCATGAACAATTGAATAATATTAGCATATTTTTGACAATACACGTGTGAGGTTTATTTGTGCTTTTCATTATAATAACAGTTCATTAAAGCTTCTTAAACTAAGAAGTGCATACATGATTCATGAATCTTATTGATAGTTATGCTTCTCAAAGAGCTAAAGCCATGAAAGTCCAGACAGGCCATGTCACAGACTTTTCTGaataattcacaaaatattgtgcagttttagttttaaaaatttatgttGAATTAATTATGTATCAATTGTTTTTGCAGATGGCAGAAGACACTGTCATAGCATTTCCCGATAAGGAGAGAAAAGTTATAACAATAATATACGAAGACCATGGGGGGATGTCCTTTACAAGACCATTCTGTAAAGATGACACTCTGCAGGTAACATTATTCTACTTCCTATTTTATTGTTTCACCCACGTCAAAGACTCAATTTACAAATGTAGTCAttgtagctcacctgagctaaaggCTCAAGTGTGGTTTTCTGATccaaatttgtccgttgtctgtcgttggCATCGTCATTGTTAActttttacacattttcatctttttctccaaaaccactgggccaatctCAACCAAACTTGTTACAGAGTATTCTGGGGTGAAGgattaaattttgttcaaatgaagtttgTTCCTCTTTCGAGGGGAAATAActgataatttttgaaaattttgtggcatcctttaaaaatcttctcaagaaccactgggccagaaaatatGAAACTTATGAAAGCTTCATAACATACTGtatattcaaatcatgaccctcagggatagggtagggccacaacaggggatcagagttttatatttgaatatagaggaagtatctttaaaaatcttctcaagaagagCAAAGTCATCATTAGTCATATTTATACATAAGCATGCTCAGGCATTGTAGATTCAAGTTAATgctcaaatcatgacccccgggggaaGAACGGGCCATTATAGaagatcaatgttttaaattgaaatatatagttttaaaaaaaaaaaaaaatctttttactGGGTATGCTATATTTAGTCAGAGAAATATGGAAATATCCTTAgttagtgtagattcaagtttgttcaagtcatacCCCCCTGGGTGGTAGGTTGGAAACACtaacatgtatacatttaaacttttcaattctGAACTGATTTCTGCTTTTCTGTAGCCAAAGTGCTccggtgagtgatgtggcccatagacctcttgtttatttattAGTGCCCTGTGCCCATCTTTTTCTCTGTTGTTTGGAGTTTGTTGTgtgttgtctgtaaactttccacTTACATTTATTCCTATTCTCCAGAACTATTtgagtcaatttcaaccaaacttgccagaAAGCATCCTTGGGTCAAGTTGAtagaagtttgttcaaatggagAGCCACACTCtctttcaaggggagataattaagacgttttgaaaatttaatggcatcatttaaaaatcatctactAGGCCAAAAAAGAGAAAACTCATATGAAGGCTTCATTGATTGTGTaaatcaagtttgtttaaatcgtTACAACACCAACCCCCTCCCTCGAAATAGGGTTGGGCCATAATATGctatcaaatttttacataggaATTTATCCTCTGTTGAACAGATAGGGAGAAACTGTGATGATGTAGAACTGCAGGGCCATTGTGATTTAGTTGAGCATTACAAATAATTACCAGAGAAGAAATAAGGAAAAAGAGAATAGTAATAATAACAAGAAAtggagtaaaaacaatataaaactatAAAATCTATTCCTGCCTATTTCTAGGAAAAAACAAATGCATAGTTGAAAACATTTAAACCCTCTACCAAAGTCATGAAATTCATGACAAAAAATTTCAGTGCAAATTGAAGAGATGTATTGTATGTTTAGGAAAAGGAAAGTGTCCCCTTAAAATGTGACATCTTTGGCAAAAATTAAGGGCTATTTCACATTCTGGTGATGGTAAAGATTTACATATAGGCCTCTTGTCAGCAATATTTATTAtcatatcatattttttataccccccgcaacaagttttggggggggggggtatactggaatcgggttgtccgtcagtctgtagacgcaatggtttccgggctctaaagccttatcctttccactaccgtcaccatatcatacatatggactacccatgggatgaagatgttccctatcgattttggggtcaaaaggtcaaaggtcacgcacactggacatcgaagtagcaatatggttcggtttgtcatgccatttgttttttacactcagaaaagaggtagtttatacctattaccaacaccctttgggagattggggtaagcggggggtattcttagtgagcattgctcacagtacctcttgtttttctttcagagTATTTTCACATACATTTGTAAAGAAGTGGAGGCTGAAATTCTGCCTCCAGTATTTCATCTGGAATGCATGGCGCCATTAAAATGCCCTACTGCAAACTGCAAACACTGTTGGGAGCTAGACGCTAGCCACAGTTTACCAATTTCATCACTTCCAGATGCACTGATTATAAAGGAAGGGGCAAGTACATATATAACAAGTTTTATCATTCTGAAAGAAATTTGCAACATTACTGATACTTGTATCTGTATTTCTTATCAGGGTAAACTTTTGGAATCATACTTCTATAATTAAAAATTCATTGCAAGTTATAATGAAGACactttaaaacattgttttccttatgtacatttatacatttacatgtagtattgtACTGCTGAATATAAGATTGTGCATAACCCAGAAGGCAGCTCTAGAAAAGAATACTTTTTAGATTAACACTGAAATTATCATATTAAAAACATTAACCtttttatatatgatttattaatatGTACCTTTATATTTAACAATGTTATTGATAATGACACATGTTACATTTCAGAACTTCTTAATGGATGACACCATTACAAACTATGGGAATGTATTACTTTGAAGTTACGAATGCTCATTGCCATCCACTGTCTGTTGTTTTATTCAATTGACACCTTATACTCCACTCATCATGCAGATGGGTCATATTCTGTAGATACATTAATGTTTGCATTTTACTACATGCAATGAACTATTGAACTGAttgaacaaaaaatattgacatttacatgtattgtatgactagcaagatttgaatttacatgtatatctatgtaTTCTTTTGTTCATCATTAAATGCATATTGTTCCAATtgcatattttaattatacCAATTATCAATTAATACAGTATGATGTACATTAAAagagttgtacatgtatgtaaaatgcaatgcaagtcattgataaaatttcttCTTGCTATTGCTCATAGAGTGGATTATTTTTTCACCTTTAAAACTATGCAGATTTGGTTAATTACTGACATGGTGTAGAAAATAAGCTGAGGACAGTTATTTAAGAAGCACAAGCTTTATTTTGGACTTAATCTTGTGAAGCTAAATTAAGAACTGTATGTTTTGAATGTATAGTCCCCCCCCCACCTAGCTTGCCTAACAAGGataatatatactgtaaaattacattttcttgGGGTCAAATTTTCGAGGTTCAAGGAAAAAAACATTGTTCATGGGTATTTGATTTTGGGTTTGACGAAATGTTATAAAGCAGTTatgtatattaaattttacatttcatgGTGGACATGAATTCATGGATTCCTAAGTCATACCTCAAAAACAATGATAATTAAcccacacacaccacacacacacacacaaattggTGATTTCACAGTAGTTTAGTAAGTTCAAGGAAATTTCTACGTATATCATAgaaattataatattttgattATCTACCCCAGTCTTCCTTTCTCCAAATCCattttttacattaaataatacacgttaaacaatattcaatcaatcacagACATGATTTTTAGCTCTACTGGTCAGAGGCCAGAAGAGCTCATACCACAGTTAGGTGTCCATTTGTCAGTAAACAATTTTTCAGTATGCTACTCCTCCAAGTTTTAATGATTCAATTTCACTAATAATTGTCTCCCCTTCCAAGAATGGGGACATATTGTTtcagtgtgaattcttcttctgCCTCTCGTACAAAGtttgtctgggccataacttttttgtcttttgacataagcctttgatatttagtatgtgggtataccatgataagacagtgtgtcatgACCATTGTtgctgacccttgaccttttatttAAAGATCAAATAGTAGAATTTTTGTGTGGACCATAATTNNNNNNNNNNNNNNNNNNNNNNNNNNNNNNNNNNNNNNNNNNNNNNNNNNNNNNNNNNNNNNNNNNNNNNNNNNNNNNNNNNNNNNNNNNNNNNNNNNNNNNNNNNNNNNNNNNNNNNNNNNNNNNNNNNNNNNNNNNNNNNNNNNNNNNNNNNNNNNNNNNNNNNNNNNNNNNNNNNNNNNNNNNNNNNNNNNNNNNNNGAAAAATCCATAACTAATTCATTTAAGGAAGATACCAACATATTCACAAAAGTAAAACCTGTGCTCTATTGTATCTAAATTTCCACATAATATACAAAAAggtgatgttttaattttcattgcatacTCATCACTTAAAAAGCAAGTAGTGTCATCTGCTAGTTGACTTatcttaaattctgtttcacCAATTCTGATTCCatgaacatttttgttttctcttATTCTTATTGCAAGCAACTCAACACAAAGAATGAAAAGATATGGTGAAAGGGGACAACCTCATGCCTGACTCCTctacttattttgaaaaaaggggTTGAGAATCTGTTGTTTATAACACAGCTTGAAATATCTGTGTATAGTATTTTAACCCAGAGTCTAAAACTTTCTCCAAACTCAAATGTATCTAATACTTTATCCAAGAAATTCCATTCTACAGTGTCGAATGCCTTCTCAAAATCAACTAAAAGAATTAAACCAGGAATGTTTTTTAGActtgtatatatagtgtataagATCAGAAATAGTTCTAATGTTTTCTCCAATAAATCTATTCTCCATATAtccagtttgatcagtgtctaTAATTTGAGGTAAAAACTTTTTAATTCTTCTAGCaagtatttttgataaaattttgtaGTCAAAGTTAAGAAGTGATATTGGTCTCCAGTTTTTAAGTACAGTCCTATCTTTATCTTTTTTAGGTACAAGAGTTATGATGCTTTTTCTTTGATCTATGGAAAGTTTGTGTTTTTGGATACTTTCATTCAAGCTGTCAATTATTAATTCTGAAATTTCTTTCCAAAAATACTTATAAAATTCCATTTGGAAACCATCAGTGCCAGGCGATTTATTGCATTTAAAAGTGTTTAGTATAGCTTCACATTCATGAACTGTAATAGTTCCTTCACAAGACAAGGAATCctctttttcaagtttttgaatattcatattgtaagtaaattaatcaatataattCTGATAGTCACAATAATCTAAATCTGATGTGTAtaacttttcaaaaaatgattgttctttaatattttctctCTTCCTTCGAAAACCCCTTTATTTGACATTAGTAtagatatgtatttatttttatagtttCTTTTTTCTAAGGAGAGAAAATATTTAGTACACTTTTCTCCTTCTTCACACCACTTTGCTTTTGATCGAAGAATaatacctcttgttttattttcatttatcaattccaacttttctttattttatatttatttacattttcattcttAGGATCTtctgacatttttcatttttgatcaTCAAGTTCCTTAGCTatgttttcttcatcttttcTTAGTTTGCGAGctttaagttttgaaaattttacaataaaacattttatggTGTCCcattttagttgtttatcattcatagaaaaatatttctcttttagctgtaaaatgttttgttttgtattcaACACAAACTCTTCATCTTCTAATAGGGATGaattaaatttccaaaaacCGGGGCCTCTATCTTCGAAACTTTTACCCTTTATATTCAAAGTAATTATactatgatcagtttttatggATGGTTTAATACTTGTGCAGTTGAGTGTGTTtcttgtaaataaacaaagtggCCTTGAAAATtctctttaaaaaatgtaaacaatgtttttcttttactttGTAAGTTTAGGCCTCTTACATTTAACGATATGCAGGATAAGTTAAAAGACATTACGATTTGcattgaaatgtttaaagcaCACACAGTAGTTCAGAGTAAATTCGTGATAAAATGggttgtatgcacatgtattcGATAGATTGAACTTGCTTGGAGCCAAGTAAATAACAGTGGGGGGACCCCgaacaaaagaaatcaaaaggatGAATATACTGTACGTAATCAAATGTATAACTGACTAAACTGAACATACTTGACCAATCTTGTGAAGTTTTCACATCTGCATG encodes the following:
- the LOC130046637 gene encoding uncharacterized protein LOC130046637 isoform X2, with product MMQICRDHQVLERKAEKVLNSSAKMTTATSTMDVTSNVNLPMCPLKSSSERDDVQTSRMIKRPLEEDTVVPVKSPKTDKSKTCNEDESWRISDDFELPDIEVYPTPSEITDAKANSIIDLEVKEFFDLMEMKIKRRKMAEDTVIAFPDKERKVITIIYEDHGGMSFTRPFCKDDTLQSIFTYICKEVEAEILPPVFHLECMAPLKCPTANCKHCWELDASHSLPISSLPDALIIKEGNFLMDDTITNYGNVLL
- the LOC130046637 gene encoding uncharacterized protein LOC130046637 isoform X1; translated protein: MMQICRDHQVLERKAEKVLNSSAKMTTATSTMDVTSNVNLPMCPLKSSSERDDVQTSRMIKRPLEEDTVVPVKSPKTDKSKTCNEDESWRISDDFELPDIEVYPTPSEITDAKANSLSKEDRIEDSPIIDLEVKEFFDLMEMKIKRRKMAEDTVIAFPDKERKVITIIYEDHGGMSFTRPFCKDDTLQSIFTYICKEVEAEILPPVFHLECMAPLKCPTANCKHCWELDASHSLPISSLPDALIIKEGNFLMDDTITNYGNVLL
- the LOC130046637 gene encoding uncharacterized protein LOC130046637 isoform X3, with amino-acid sequence MMQICRDHQVLERKAEKVLNSSAKMTTATSTMDVTSNVNLPMCPLKSSSERDDVQTSRMIKRPLEEDTVVPVKSPKTDKSKTCNEDESWRISDDFELPDIELSKEDRIEDSPIIDLEVKEFFDLMEMKIKRRKMAEDTVIAFPDKERKVITIIYEDHGGMSFTRPFCKDDTLQSIFTYICKEVEAEILPPVFHLECMAPLKCPTANCKHCWELDASHSLPISSLPDALIIKEGNFLMDDTITNYGNVLL